A DNA window from Maribellus comscasis contains the following coding sequences:
- a CDS encoding general stress protein CsbD yields MDTKFNMNEWHRIKDNLKNEYPELTDVDLEWGRVSRADLLLNISTKLGKTKKDLLNIIESF; encoded by the coding sequence ATGGACACAAAATTTAACATGAACGAATGGCATAGAATAAAGGATAACCTGAAAAATGAATATCCGGAATTAACTGATGTAGATTTGGAGTGGGGGCGAGTATCAAGAGCAGATTTGTTACTAAATATTTCTACTAAATTAGGTAAAACAAAGAAAGACTTGCTGAATATTATTGAATCGTTTTAA
- a CDS encoding GTP pyrophosphokinase encodes MSDIDLKINEFKNYYDSNLEFYNSALALFTKLIEPIVNVEYVSGRIKDYDECLSKFERKYLPGIETSNMDYKVIDFLSDFVGIRVVCPYLKDINIVRKELKKYFREVSITDKTVQIESTDDKFGYKSLHLDLKLNGKYGKKTEYVRYTSIQFELQIRTIIQDAWSVLDHKIKYKKSIPQSLKRRINRLSALFEIADDEFLRINDEITSEEKRINRRLKQGQIVEKNKPLDVFRFLFVALKYFPEYNFIEFKVDGFVQEILNIKSKFTESELNDALEIYLTSVDQIAENENKKLNPYTKIRYCLYMFDRDLFSRILSDYQKSTVLLIK; translated from the coding sequence ATGTCAGATATCGATTTAAAAATAAATGAATTCAAAAACTATTACGATTCCAATCTGGAATTTTATAATTCGGCGTTGGCATTATTCACAAAGCTAATTGAACCAATTGTAAACGTTGAATATGTTTCCGGTCGGATAAAAGATTACGATGAATGCCTTAGCAAATTTGAGCGGAAGTATTTACCAGGAATCGAAACTTCGAACATGGATTACAAAGTTATTGACTTTTTGTCTGATTTTGTAGGGATACGGGTTGTTTGTCCATATCTGAAGGATATAAACATCGTCCGAAAAGAACTGAAAAAATATTTCAGAGAAGTTTCTATAACCGATAAAACCGTTCAGATTGAAAGCACCGATGATAAATTTGGCTATAAGAGTTTGCACCTGGATCTTAAATTGAATGGGAAATACGGGAAAAAAACAGAATATGTTCGTTACACAAGTATCCAGTTTGAGCTTCAAATCAGGACTATCATCCAGGATGCATGGAGTGTTCTGGACCATAAAATCAAATACAAGAAAAGTATTCCACAGAGCCTGAAGCGAAGAATAAATCGCTTATCCGCATTGTTCGAGATTGCAGACGATGAATTTTTGCGAATAAACGATGAAATTACTTCGGAAGAAAAAAGAATAAACAGAAGATTAAAACAAGGGCAAATTGTTGAGAAAAATAAACCATTAGATGTATTCCGCTTTTTATTTGTAGCCTTAAAGTATTTTCCAGAGTATAATTTTATTGAATTCAAAGTAGACGGATTTGTACAGGAAATTCTGAATATAAAAAGTAAATTTACTGAAAGTGAGTTAAATGACGCACTGGAAATTTATCTGACATCGGTTGATCAGATAGCTGAAAATGAAAACAAGAAATTAAACCCATACACAAAGATTCGTTATTGCTTGTATATGTTCGACCGTGATTTATTTTCAAGAATATTATCTGATTATCAAAAAAGTACCGTCTTGTTAATTAAATGA
- a CDS encoding NAD(P)H-dependent flavin oxidoreductase, translated as MGDKEIRLPVFQGGMGVGISLSGLASAVANEGGIGVISSAGLGLLYKQSPADYLKDSIWGLKEEIRKARELSKGTIGVNIMVALSNFADMVRTSIAAKADVIFSGAGLPLDLPSYLTEGSKTLLVPIVSSGRAAKIICQKWLSNYNYLPDALVVEGPKAGGHLGFKREQIEDENYALEKLIPEVVSVTSAYNHKKVIPVIAAGGITTGGDVLRIMELGASGVQIGSLFVPTQECDASQLFKQSYVNSSQKDTMIIQSPVGMPGRALDGNFIRSVNEGKERPKKCPFQCIKTCDYTKSPYCIIMALYNAAKGNMNKGYAFAGANAYLAEKISSVKEVVQQLKKEFADAQKRLSTNEI; from the coding sequence TTGGGAGATAAAGAAATTCGGCTCCCTGTTTTTCAGGGGGGAATGGGTGTAGGTATCTCTTTATCGGGACTGGCCTCAGCAGTTGCTAACGAAGGTGGAATTGGCGTAATATCAAGCGCCGGCTTGGGATTGCTATACAAACAATCGCCCGCTGACTATTTAAAAGATAGTATTTGGGGTTTAAAAGAGGAAATACGAAAAGCACGTGAATTAAGCAAAGGTACTATCGGCGTAAATATAATGGTTGCATTATCAAATTTTGCAGATATGGTACGAACCTCCATTGCAGCAAAAGCAGATGTAATATTCTCAGGAGCAGGTTTGCCGTTAGACTTGCCCTCTTATCTGACTGAAGGGAGCAAGACATTACTCGTTCCTATTGTTTCGTCAGGCCGGGCTGCAAAAATTATCTGCCAAAAATGGTTATCAAACTATAATTACCTCCCTGATGCTCTTGTGGTAGAAGGGCCAAAAGCAGGGGGGCATCTTGGATTTAAAAGAGAGCAGATTGAAGACGAAAACTACGCACTCGAAAAATTAATTCCTGAGGTTGTATCTGTTACCTCAGCCTACAACCATAAGAAAGTAATTCCTGTTATTGCAGCAGGAGGAATTACAACAGGCGGAGATGTATTGCGCATTATGGAACTTGGTGCTTCGGGAGTACAAATTGGCAGTTTGTTTGTTCCTACCCAGGAATGCGACGCGTCACAATTATTCAAGCAATCTTATGTAAACTCATCACAAAAAGATACAATGATCATCCAAAGTCCGGTAGGAATGCCCGGTCGTGCCCTTGATGGTAATTTTATCCGAAGCGTAAACGAAGGCAAAGAACGCCCAAAGAAATGCCCGTTTCAGTGCATAAAAACATGCGATTATACAAAAAGTCCTTATTGCATTATCATGGCACTTTATAATGCAGCAAAAGGAAATATGAACAAAGGCTATGCATTTGCAGGAGCCAACGCTTACCTGGCAGAAAAAATAAGCAGTGTTAAGGAAGTAGTACAACAACTTAAAAAAGAGTTTGCTGATGCGCAAAAAAGATTATCAACTAACGAAATATAG
- a CDS encoding glycoside hydrolase family 130 protein produces MQVTVNRKDIKFYPDASRKIARFLYTGDERALNTIRSVLNLSETSVSQTLSPVLRDYSLRHRNISKIFEKHFNRIAHLLKQLGTEPESLNISQKILIGSYFTMEYSIEAAAFFNPSIVEHPDQSEIGKDEKRVILSFRATGEGHISSIVFRTGVLDKNKNLSLEPVGKMLEEAEHIRRHVYNKKSFSAKLNEMKDIHAIVPSGLILDKLNDEFTYGELRDSIKEARKSLHLTGEKDILFNQITWLASSHYELEFSLDTNISERVVFPVSVNEKNGIEDARFVKFTDDNGESVYYATYTAYDGTTILPKMLDTRDFYHFQVMPLHGEIAKNKGMALFPRKVNGKYAMLCRLDGYNNYIAFSDNISIWRKAALLQKPKFPWEFVQIGNCGSPIETSEGWLVITHGVGPMREYVLGASLFDIQNPEKEIGRLKSPLLMPNANEREGYVPNVVYSCGSMIQNEDLIIPYAMSDYASTYATVNLRELLYELKK; encoded by the coding sequence ATGCAGGTAACAGTAAACCGAAAGGATATTAAATTTTACCCGGATGCCTCCAGAAAAATCGCAAGATTTCTTTACACCGGAGATGAAAGGGCGCTTAATACTATACGTTCAGTACTTAATTTGTCTGAGACCTCGGTATCACAAACATTAAGTCCTGTGCTGAGAGACTACTCTCTTCGACATAGAAATATCTCTAAAATTTTCGAAAAGCATTTTAACAGGATTGCTCACCTTTTGAAACAGTTAGGAACTGAACCTGAATCACTTAATATATCACAGAAAATACTTATAGGTTCCTATTTTACGATGGAGTATTCAATTGAGGCAGCCGCCTTTTTCAATCCATCGATTGTAGAACATCCCGACCAGTCAGAAATTGGCAAGGACGAAAAAAGAGTCATTTTGAGCTTCAGAGCTACAGGTGAAGGGCATATCTCGTCCATCGTTTTCAGAACCGGGGTGCTGGATAAAAACAAAAATTTATCGCTTGAACCTGTTGGAAAAATGCTGGAAGAAGCAGAGCATATCCGGCGGCATGTGTATAATAAAAAATCATTTAGTGCCAAACTTAATGAAATGAAGGATATTCATGCCATTGTCCCTTCAGGTTTGATTTTGGACAAATTAAACGATGAATTTACTTACGGTGAACTAAGAGATTCTATAAAAGAAGCCAGAAAATCATTGCACCTTACCGGGGAGAAAGATATTTTATTTAATCAAATTACCTGGCTGGCTTCGTCGCATTATGAACTTGAATTTTCATTAGATACAAATATTTCTGAGCGGGTTGTCTTTCCAGTGTCAGTAAATGAAAAAAATGGCATTGAAGATGCACGCTTCGTAAAGTTTACGGATGATAATGGTGAGTCTGTGTATTATGCAACTTACACTGCTTATGACGGCACTACTATATTGCCCAAAATGCTTGATACGCGGGATTTTTATCATTTTCAAGTAATGCCGCTTCATGGCGAAATAGCTAAAAACAAAGGGATGGCTCTTTTCCCACGCAAAGTAAATGGGAAATATGCTATGCTTTGCCGATTGGATGGATATAACAATTACATCGCTTTTTCAGATAACATTTCAATTTGGCGCAAAGCAGCATTACTACAAAAGCCAAAATTTCCATGGGAATTTGTTCAAATCGGGAATTGCGGTTCACCCATCGAGACATCTGAAGGCTGGTTGGTAATTACCCACGGCGTGGGACCAATGCGTGAATATGTTCTCGGGGCATCATTGTTTGACATTCAAAATCCTGAAAAAGAGATTGGCAGGTTAAAATCTCCCCTCTTAATGCCCAATGCCAATGAAAGGGAAGGATACGTCCCCAATGTGGTTTATTCCTGTGGTTCAATGATTCAAAACGAGGATTTGATTATTCCCTACGCCATGTCGGATTATGCCTCAACATATGCAACTGTAAACCTGAGAGAACTCCTGTATGAATTAAAAAAATAA
- a CDS encoding cold-shock protein, giving the protein MNKGTVKFYNNLKGFGFIKDDDSSKEFYVNASGLKDNIGENDKVLFDLEEGKKGLNAVNVKLA; this is encoded by the coding sequence ATGAATAAAGGAACAGTGAAATTTTACAATAATCTAAAGGGATTTGGATTCATTAAAGATGATGATTCATCAAAAGAATTCTATGTAAACGCTTCAGGATTGAAAGACAATATCGGGGAAAATGATAAAGTACTTTTTGATTTGGAAGAAGGGAAAAAAGGATTAAATGCAGTAAATGTTAAACTAGCTTAG
- a CDS encoding DEAD/DEAH box helicase: MTFKELNISEPILKALTNKKYENPTPIQEKAIPTALKGGDLLGIAQTGTGKTAAFAIPIIQQLEEALFRGRRREIKALILTPTRELAIQIGESFWDYSQYTSLRQAVIFGGVNQKPQVDKLRRGVDILVATPGRLLDLINQKHISLDHIRHFVLDEADRMLDMGFIHDIKRLLPMLPKQKQTLFFSATMPSAISKLSRSILQNPVTVKIVPVSSATDMIEQHLYYVERQKKNQLLISLLRQDLNKSVLIFSRTKRGADKIARILNNSRIECEAIHGNKSQVARQRALSNFKSGRASVIVATDIAARGIDIANLELVINYDLPDVAETYVHRIGRTGRAGQRGTALSFYSQDEHIMVRNIQRLTGKKLNPVLV, encoded by the coding sequence ATGACATTTAAAGAATTAAATATTTCAGAGCCAATACTAAAAGCTCTGACAAACAAAAAATACGAAAATCCTACTCCTATCCAGGAGAAGGCCATTCCCACTGCCCTAAAGGGTGGGGACTTGCTTGGAATTGCCCAAACAGGTACCGGGAAAACAGCAGCTTTTGCTATTCCGATTATACAACAGTTGGAAGAAGCCCTATTTAGAGGGCGAAGAAGAGAGATAAAAGCATTGATACTTACACCAACCAGGGAATTAGCCATACAAATTGGCGAAAGCTTTTGGGATTATTCGCAATATACAAGTCTTCGGCAGGCGGTTATTTTTGGTGGGGTAAACCAAAAACCACAAGTAGACAAACTAAGACGCGGAGTTGATATTTTGGTAGCTACTCCCGGACGGCTACTCGACCTGATCAACCAAAAGCACATTTCGCTCGATCACATCCGGCATTTTGTGTTGGATGAAGCCGACCGCATGCTTGACATGGGATTTATACACGATATAAAACGTTTGTTGCCAATGTTGCCCAAACAGAAACAAACGCTGTTTTTTTCGGCCACTATGCCGTCAGCAATTAGTAAACTTTCGAGATCGATTTTGCAGAACCCGGTAACCGTGAAAATTGTTCCGGTGTCGTCTGCAACTGATATGATTGAGCAACATTTGTATTATGTAGAAAGACAGAAAAAGAACCAACTTCTGATTTCACTATTACGGCAGGATTTGAACAAGTCAGTTCTAATTTTTTCGCGTACCAAACGCGGTGCCGACAAAATTGCAAGAATACTGAACAATAGCAGGATTGAATGTGAAGCCATACATGGAAACAAATCGCAAGTTGCACGGCAAAGAGCATTATCGAATTTTAAATCAGGACGAGCAAGTGTGATTGTTGCGACCGATATCGCTGCCCGTGGGATTGACATTGCCAACCTGGAACTCGTAATAAATTACGATCTGCCTGACGTGGCCGAAACATATGTTCATAGAATCGGACGTACTGGACGTGCAGGACAACGTGGAACAGCGCTTTCATTTTATTCTCAGGACGAACACATAATGGTTCGGAATATACAACGGCTGACCGGGAAAAAATTAAACCCGGTATTGGTTTAA
- a CDS encoding RNA recognition motif domain-containing protein, translating to MNIYVSNLSYNTTSESLKELFAGSGEVTSANVITDKITGDSRGFGFVEMPDNEEGQKAIDHLNETEFEGKTIVVNVARPRTDRNSGGQNNRGGGGFNRRRY from the coding sequence ATGAATATTTATGTTTCAAATCTAAGCTACAACACAACAAGTGAAAGCTTAAAAGAATTATTTGCAGGATCAGGTGAGGTAACATCTGCAAACGTTATCACAGACAAAATTACAGGTGATTCCCGTGGTTTCGGCTTTGTTGAAATGCCTGATAACGAGGAAGGGCAAAAGGCTATCGACCACCTGAATGAAACCGAGTTTGAAGGTAAAACGATTGTTGTAAATGTTGCCCGTCCCAGAACCGATAGAAACAGTGGTGGTCAAAACAATCGAGGTGGCGGAGGCTTTAATAGAAGACGTTATTAA
- a CDS encoding cold-shock protein, with product MVMLKGRVENFNKNKSYGFIKDTISGEKYFFYVTDAFPDINEGIIVSFELDSGDRGTIAITIRPVQ from the coding sequence ATGGTAATGTTGAAAGGTCGTGTAGAGAATTTTAATAAAAACAAAAGTTACGGCTTTATTAAAGACACCATCAGTGGTGAAAAATACTTTTTTTATGTTACCGATGCTTTTCCCGATATAAACGAAGGAATCATCGTTTCTTTTGAACTGGATAGTGGAGACCGGGGAACGATTGCTATAACAATCAGGCCGGTTCAATAA
- a CDS encoding cold-shock protein, translated as MNKGTIKFFNETKGFGFIKDANSEKEYFVHSSGLIDFVKETDEVSFELQQGQRGLNAVNVKRV; from the coding sequence ATGAATAAAGGAACAATTAAGTTTTTTAATGAAACAAAAGGATTTGGTTTTATCAAAGACGCAAATTCTGAAAAAGAGTATTTTGTCCATTCATCAGGATTGATAGATTTTGTGAAAGAAACCGATGAAGTAAGCTTTGAGTTACAGCAAGGACAAAGAGGCTTAAATGCCGTAAACGTTAAAAGAGTCTAA